The following proteins come from a genomic window of Mobula hypostoma chromosome 15, sMobHyp1.1, whole genome shotgun sequence:
- the fezf2 gene encoding fez family zinc finger protein 2, which translates to MASSGHLETVVSCPRQTARNGTSATTCNGATPKALAFSIERIMAKNSEPRSPTEQRQTLEKAEGKKVGKLCSPVPCMFPIQPLPYDLQAKALLNYSEVWKSNLRGSLCTSAAMCKSNCGMCYKTDLNLGPSMMTTNRLIKPQVINQTVAMPANGSLYYFNYLDTTYHPSELLHNHHLFPSHILGSQPPASLSAHQKLLLLENAKFASLAAEKYPSPQFPHKERIPGQLDQVIKENSSFPVEKNVIKNHQKLNNTSSDGKPKNFTCEVCGKVFNAHYNLTRHMPVHTGARPFVCKVCGKGFRQASTLCRHKIIHTQEKPHKCNQCGKAFNRSSTLNTHIRIHAGYKPFVCEFCGKGFHQKGNYKNHKLTHSGEKQFKCNICNKAFHQVYNLTFHMHTHNDKKPFTCGTCGKGFCRNFDLKKHIRKLHDGNSVAPPVNERSRVGIS; encoded by the exons ATGGCGAGCTCTGGTCACTTGGAGACAGTCGTATCCTGTCCCAGACAGACGGCAAGGAATGGAACCTCCGCCACTACCTGCAATGGAGCTACCCCAAAGGCATTGGCCTTTTCCATCGAGAGAATCATGGCCAAGAACTCCGAACCGAGGAGCCCTACTGAACAAAGGCAAACCTTGGAGAAAGCAGAAggcaaaaaggttgggaaactgTGCTCCCCTGTCCCCTGTATGTTTCCTATCCAACCACTTCCTTATGATTTGCAAGCTAAAGCTCTGCTGAATTACTCGGAGGTATGGAAGTCTAACCTGAGAGGCTCACTCTGTACTTCTGCGGCAATGTGTAAATCTAACTGTGGGATGTGCTACAAAACTGACTTAAATTTAGGTCCTTCAATGATGACTACTAACAGATTGATCAAACCTCAAGTCATTAATCAAACAGTCGCAATGCCTGCCAACGGCTCCCTTTATTATTTCAACTATCTGGACACGACGTACCACCCTTCGGAGTTGCTTCATAACCACCACCTTTTCCCGTCTCATATCCTCGGCTCTCAGCCTCCGGCCTCACTTTCTGCTCACCAGAAACTACTTTTGTTGGAAAATGCTAAATTTGCCAGCCTGGCTGCGGAGAAATATCCAAGCCCACAATTTCCTCACAAAGAACGCATCCCGGGACAGTTGGACCAAGTGATAAAAGAAAACAGCAGCTTTCCAGTCGAAAAGAACGTCATTAAAAACCACCAGAAGCTGAACAACACCTCGAGCGACGGAAAACCCAAAAACTTTACCTGTGAAGTTTGTGGAAAG GTTTTTAATGCACATTATAATCTAACACGTCATATGCCCGTTCACACCGGAGCCAGACCGTTTGTCTGCAAagtctgtgggaaaggatttCGACAGGCTAGTACACTGTGCAGACACAAAATAATCCACACACAG GAGAAACCCCATAAATGTAATCAATGCGGAAAAGCTTTTAACCGAAGCTCCACTCTAAACACTCACATTCGGATCCATGCTGGCTACAAACCTTTTGTTTGCGAATTCTGTGGGAAAGGATTTCACCAAAAAG GAAACTACAAGAACCACAAATTGACGCATAGTGGAGAAAAACAGTTTAAATGTAATATCTGCAACAAAGCATTCCATCAAGTCTATAATTTGACATTTCACATGCATACTCACAATGATAAAAAGCCTTTCACTTGCGGCACTTGTGGGAAAGGGTTTTGTAGGAACTTTGACTTGAAGAAGCATATAAGAAAATTACACGATGGTAACTCAGTCGCACCTCCTGTGAACGAACGCTCAAGAGTGGGGATAAGTTAG